ACCCAGGACGAAATCTCGTTGATGCTCATCTCAGAAAGTTCCTCAAAACCCATCTTGAAAACATCCTTCATCTGGGTTTCAAAAACCATTTGCTGTTCTTCCAAAGTTCCTTCATTCTTACCTAAAAGCATATTGGCAATCATTTCGGAGAACTGCTTTACAATGCGGATGATGTAGTCTTTATCGTGAATCATAAGTTTTGTTTAGGAGTTATAGTTGCAAATGGTTCAGAGTTTCAGTTTAAATTATGTTTAAGAAAATCCGTGTAATCTGTCCGATTCAAAAACACCAGCGTCAATCTGCTCAGTCTGCGGGAGATCAATTACCCAAAAAACAAATACGCCAGTGTAATCGCCGTGATAATCCCCACCAGATCCGCCAATAGCATCGCACCAACAGTATATCTCGTGTTTTTAATGGCCACCGCGCCAAAATACACCGCAATCACATAAAAAGTAGTATCCGAACTGCCCTGTAAAACACCTGCCAATCTGGAGGGAAACGAATCTGGTCCGAACGTCGTCATCGTATCCACCATCATTCCTCTGGCGCCGGAACCGGAAAGCGGCTTGATGAGCGCTGTCGGAAGTCCATCCACAAATCTCGTGTCCGCCCCGGCAACATCGGCAATCCATTTCATACCGTCGATAATCACCTCAAAAACACCGGAAGTCCTTAAAAGTGAGATCGCAATGAGCATTCCCACCAAATACGGAATAATTTTCACTGAGGTCCAGAATCCTTCTTTTGCCCCTTCAATAAAGGAATCGAAAACGTCGATTTTCTTGTAAACGCCACCCAAAACAATGGCAAAAAATATCAACAGGATAATTCCGTTGCTTAATACCTTTGAAAATTCTGCCAATTCAGACTGATTCAGTTTTAATAAAAACACCACCAAGGCCGCGATAACGGCAGAGATCCCGCCCACATAAGCCAAAACAACGGGCTGAAACAAATTGATTTTCTGTTTGATGGAAACAATAATCATCGCCGCCATCGTTGCAGCAAAAGTCGCAATGAGGCACGGCAGGAAAATATCGGTGGGGTTTTCCGCGCCCATACTGGCACGGATGGCGATAATCGACACGGGAATTAAAGTTAAACCACTGGCGTGAAGTGCCAGAAACATAATCTGGGCGTTGCTTGCGGTATCTTTGGATGGATTCAGTGTCTGCAGGCTTTCCATTGCCTTCAACCCAAAAGGTGTTGCGGCATTATCCAAACCTAACAGATTTGCGCTGAAATTCAGCATCATATGTCCGAAAGAAGGGTGGTTTTTAGGAATTTCGGGAAAAAGTTTCGAGAAAAACGGCTGAATTAACCTTGAAAGCAAATTGATGCCGCCGGCTTTTTCAGCAATGCTCATAAAGCCCATAAAAAGCGTCATGATTCCAATCAATCCCAGGCAGATTTTTACCGCGGTTTCGGAGGTTCCAATCACGCCGTCGGCAGCTGAAACACGGTAAACCTGAACATTCTGTTTCAGCGAATCGGTTTTGTAACTGATGTGGCTTTCAGTATAATCGGCTTTTTTCAGAAGGTTCTGCTGTATTTGAGGACTGAGTTCAGCCATCGGTCTGGTCGCAATCTGCACGGTATCGCCGCCCTTGCCGACCACCATATCATTGTAAATGTCTTTATAATTCGGCGAAAAGAGATACTTAATACTTGCCACCACAATGGCCACGATAATAAATGCCGACCAAATTCTGCTTAAAACCATTCCGAAAAATTTAAGTAAAAATAAAGAATTGGAGTGAATTCACGAAGGTTTTTCTTGTTCCAATTATTAAAAGATTTGTGAATAATCTTTGGCTTTTTTGCAGAATTGTGTCAAATATCACATTCCTTCTCATCCAGATTCTACATTTTCAATTAAAAACTTTCGTAACTTTAGTTTTCCAAAAATTCAAATGCACACCATTTCTTTTTTGCAGCTCAAGAAAATAATTTAAAATAATACATACTATGAGTGCAACAACCAAAGATCTACGGAATGTGGTTTTGCTGGGTCACTCCGACAGCGGTAAAACTACGCTTATAGAGACGATGTTATACGAGGGCGGGGCCATCAGGCGCCGCGGTTCTGTGGAAGGGCAGAACATGGTCGGCGATTTTACGGATATTGAGCACGAAAAAGGCAAAACCATTTTCTCGCACCAGATGTTCGTGAACTGGAAAAACAACAAGATCAATATTATAGACACGCCGGGATTCGACGATTTTGTAGGCGAAGTGGTTTCTTCCCTCAAGGTTGCAGATACGGCGCTCATTGTTTTAAACGCCGCTGCGGGCGTGGAAGTGGGTACCGAACTGGTGTGGGAATATGTTGAAAAATACAAAACTCCTGCAATTTTTGTCATCAACCAGATGGATCATCCTAAAGCAGATTTCGAGACCACTTTAACTCAGGCAAAAGAACGTTTTGGCAGCAAACTCGTGCCGGTTCAGTATCCTTTAAATTCCGGGGAAGGCTTCAACAAAATTGTGGATGCTTTGCGGATGGTGATGTACGAGTTCCCTAAAGACGGCGGAAAACCGGAGAAAAAACCCATTCCTGAAAGTGAAATGGCGCGCGCCAATGAGATGCACAACGCTTTGGTGGAAATCGCTGCAGAAAACGAGGAAGGTTTAATGGAAAAATATTTCGAAGAAGGTCATCTTTCCGAAGAAGAACTCGCCAAAGGAATTACCATTGCGCTCGCCCACCAGCAGTTTTTCCCTGTTTTTGTGGCTTCCGGACTGAAAGATATGGGCAGCGGAAGAATTATGGGCTTTATCGACGATATCGCACCTTCGCCGATGGACCGGCCAAAACGCGTGATGGAAGACGGCAGCGAAGTGGCTTACGACCCGAATGACAAGACCACGATTTTCATTTATAAAACAACTTCTGAGCCGCAGGTTGGTCTGCTTTCTTATTTTAAAGTATTGAGCGGAACCCTGAAGCCGGGCGATGAACTCATTAACGCGGATAATGGTGAAATTGAGCGCATTTCGCAGTTATTTGTAGCCGAAGGTAAAGACAGAACTCCCGTTAATCAACTGGAAGCCGGAGATTTGGGCGTTACCGTAAAACTAAAATCCGCACACACCAATAATACTTTAAATGCTAGAGGGTTGAACCGGAAAGTCCGTCCGATGGAGTTCCCTGAAAGCCGCGTGAGAAAAGCGGTTTCTGCCGAATCTTCTGCTGAAACCGAGAAACTTTTCGCTGCTTTAAACAAAATTAAAGAAGAAGACCCAACGCTGAAAGTGGATATAGACCACGATACGCACGAAGCCATTCTTGGCGGGCAGGGGCAACTGCACATCGATTTGGTAAAACAGCGTCTGGAAAAAGAATTCGGTGTGAAAATGCAGATGAAAAACCCAAAAGTCTCATACCGCGAGACGATCACCGGAAAAGCAGACGCCGATTACCGGCACAAAAAACAGTCGGGAGGTGCCGGCCAGTTTGGCGAAATTCACATGCGTGTTGAAAATTTCTACGAAGGCATGGAAGACCCGCAAGACTTCAATATCCGCCAGAAAGAGATTGAGGATTTGCCTTGGGGCGGAAAATTGGCCTTTTATTGGTGTATCGTGGGTGGCGCCATCGATTCCAGATATATCGGCGCCATCAAAAAAGGAATTATGTCGCAGATGAAAAACGGCTCTTTGACAGGTTCACCTTGCCAAAATATCCGCGTTTCTGTTTACGACGGCAAAATGCACAGTGTGGACAGTAACGATATTTCTTTCCAGTTGGCAGCATCAGGAGCATTTAAAGAAGCCTTCCAAAACGCAAAGCCGCAGTTGCTTGAGCCAATGTATCACGTAGAAATCCTTTGTCCGAACGATGCTACTGGCGACGTGATGGGCGATTTGCAGGCGCGCCGCGCTGTTATTTCCGGAATGGATTCCGAAGGGCATTATCAGAAAATCATCGCTGAGGTTCCTTTGGCTGAAATGGATGATTATGGTTCCACTCTTCGCCAAATTACCGGTGGGAAAGCGAAATTCTCGATGAGTTTTTCCGATTATAAACTTGTTCCGCCAAATGTACAGCAGGATTTGGTGAAAAAATACACTGCGGAAAGGGTGGACTCGTAAAGGTTTAATCAAAGCTAACCTTAAAATGCCGGAAATATACTTCGGCATTTTTTTAGATCATTTCCTGATTAATAATCTAATTTTGCAGAATGAAAAAACTTGAAACACGGGAAGATATTGAACTTTTGGTCAATACTTTTTACCAAAAGGTTCAGAAAGATGAGACCATTGGTTTTTTCTTCAATGATGTGGCCAAGGTAAACTGGAATGAGCATCTGTCAAAAATGTACAAATTTTGGGAAACGCTGCTTTTCGGACAGATTTCTTACAAAGGAAATCCTATGGCTGCCCATTTTCCAATCAATGAAATGGTTGCGATGGAAAAATACCACTTTGAGCACTGGCTAAAACTGTGGACAGAGACCGTGGAGGAACTCTTCACAGGGGTCAAAGCTGATATGGCGGTGTATAAGGCCAATAACATCTCCCAGCTTATGGCATATAAAATGGAGATGGCGCGACGCCTTTCCTGATTACATAAAGCGTTCGCCTTTCTTGAAGTTCTTTAGGTCGAGTACATAATCTTTGATAAGCTGATCGTTGTCGCGCGGACAGATGAGAAGCGCTTTATCGGTATCGACGATGATGTAGTTTTTCAACCCGTCTATAACAGCGGCTTTATTTTTATTTTTCAGCCTCAGGATATTTCCTTTCGAATTGTACATCAAAACGTTTTTGGAATTCAGGGAATTATTGGAGTCATCTTTTTCTGCATTTTGATACACAGACGTCCACGTTCCAAGGTCGCTCCAGCCGAGGTCTGCCGGTATTACGTAAACATTTTTAGCCTTTTCCAGAATTCCGTTATCGATTGAAATTTTTGCAACTTTCGGATAAATCATGTCAATGCAGTCACCTTCAGCATTAGAATTATATTCGCAATAATTGAATTGCTGAACCATTTCCGGCAGATATTTATCAAATGCCGATAAGATTGATTTACAACTCCATACAAAAATGCCCGCATTCCAAAGGAAGTCGCCACTTTCGATAAACGTTTTGGCGATCTCAAGACTGGGTTTTTCGGTAAAGGTTTTCACTTTAAAGACTTCATCCGTGTCATTCGACAGATACTGAATGTAGCCGTAGCCGGTATCCGGACGCGTTGGTTTGATTCCCAATGTCACCAGGTAATCATTTTCAGAAACAAGTTTGAAAGCCAGCTCTATTTTCGCAATGAATTTTTGCTCCTTCAGGATCAGGTGGTCAGCAGGTAATACGACCAGTTTTGCCTCAGGATTAATTTGGGCAATTTTATTGGCCATGTACAGGTTGCAGGCTGAGGTGTTTTTCATCATGGGTTCGCCCACGATATTTTCTTCCGGAATTTCCGGGAGCTGCAGTGCGCAGAGTCCCACATATTCTTTATTGGTGATTACGAAGATATTTTCTCTCGGGATCAGCTGGCTCACACGGTCATAGGTTTGCTGGATCATCGTTCTCCCCGTACCTAAAATATCCTGAAACTGTTTCGGGAACTTCATGGTACTCATTGGCCAGAAACGGCTACCGATGCCGCCGGCCATTATCACACAATAATTATTTGATGTAGGCATTTTATGGATTTAATTTCTGTACGCTGGCTAAACCTCTGAAGCTGTAAGTTTTGCCATTGTCCAAATTCCTGCAAAGGTAATTTTTTTTTAACTTTTCAATTAAGATATATCTTTGTTTGTTGTAAATGAACTCGTTATGCGGTTCAAGCTCTTCAACAAAAACATGGCCGCCGGCATTATCTTTTAAACGAAAATACCTTACGAGGTCCGGGCTTGCCATGAAGTTTGCTTTTGGCGACTTGGCAAATTCCAGAATTATTTTTTGTAAATCCTGATGGTAGATGGATATGCTTTCGACGAGCATATTCCGAAAGGTTTGTTTCCATTCACTGCCGTGCGGCGCGATCCGGTGGCCAAACTTTTCAAAAGACAGCATATGTGCCAGTTCATGGGTGAGAACAAAGAAAAACAGTTGCGGTTCCAGTGTTGAATTTATCGTAATCTCGTGGCTGTTGTCGCGCAGTTTCCGGTAATCGCCTAATTTTGAATTTCGTTCTCTGGTTATTTTGATGTGGATAAAATACGGTCCAAACCAGTTTTTAAGAAAAGGCAGAGTGTTTTCCGGCAGATATTTCTTTAAAGTTTCAATAGACATTTCTACATCAAATATCCGAAAAAGTTTTATAAAGACAAGGGAATTCCCGCATAGAAATTCAGCAGTTTCAGGCTGAAAAGATAGTTGTATTTCGCCTGTGCCACGGCTCCTTTTGCGCTGGCATGGTTATTTCGGGCGGCATTCAGGTCATAAATGGTTGTTCTGCCGGCGGCATAACTTTTCTCCGCAAAATCCAGTGCCAATGCGGAACTTTTTTCAGCTTCCACGGCAGCGAGGTAATTTTCGTAATTGCTTTCGGCGTCGAACTGCGCTTTTTGTACGTTCTGTCTTATTTCCTGTTTTTGTTGAAGCAGAGAAGTCCTGGCTGCGTCTTCATTTATTTTGGCTTGTTCTACCTGAATTCGGGTGATCCCTTTATTGAAAATCGGAATGTTGGCACTTACGCCGGCATACTGCCCAAAATTGTCCGCATACTGTTTAAAAAAACCGTTGTTATTGGCGTTGAACGGATTAAAATAATTAGTCTGCAGCCCAGCATTTCCCGTGATGGTTGGGAAAAAAGCGGTTTTGGTGATTTCTGTTTGAGCTTCGGCCGCTTTGATGCGGTTTTCAGCCGCTTTGATTTGTGGCTGCTGCTGATACGCCGTGTTCATAATGGCGTCAGCGGCATATAAAGGAGCTTCGATATTATTCTGTAGCGGAACATCCTCGATATCAAAATCTTTATAATCGGGTAGTTGAAGAAGTTGGGCTAAAGAAAACAGACTCCTGTTCACATTAATTTCAGAGGCTTTTAAATTTTGCTTTTCGCGCGCCAGTGCTGCTTCAGCTTCAGCCAGAATTGTTTGCGGTGTTGTTCCTACTTCCGTAGTTATCTTTGCCCGTTTGTAAAGGCGTTCAGCATTATCCACAGCACTTTTATTGATGGTGACAATTTCTTTGTTTAAAAGCGCCGAGAGATATTCCTGTGCAATCTGGAGCGAGATGTTGTTCTTGATGCTTTCTACATCATATTTAGCGGCTTCCACCTCGAATTCAGTTTTACGGTACATTTTTTCGAGCCTGCCGTTGTTATAAAGCAATATATCAGCACCTACATTTGCACTGTTGGTAAAGTTGTCATTTCGCTGTGTGACGTTGATATACCGCTGTTGCCCGAAGCTGAAATTATTTGAAACGCTCCCTGAAACTGAAGGAAGTTTTTGCCTGCGTGCGATTTCCAGATTTTTGTCCTGCAGCTGCTTGTTGTAGCTGTTTGCAATCACCTGATGATTGTTCTGCACCGCATAATCCACTGCCTCCTGCAACGTCCATTTTTTCTGCGAAAAAGAAAGTATAAACGCCAAAGAAAATATACCCGCAAAAGCTCGTTTCATTGTGATAATTTATTGGATTAGACGCTTTATTCCATTTTTTGTTACAGATATCTACCGGAAGCTTATTATTTCCTTTAAGATTGCCTATGAAATATTTCATAATACGAGTTTCAATATCAAGATTATAATTTACATTTTCTTATTCCATTTTTAATAATTTTGCAGCGAAATATATAAGAGATGGGATTAATTTTGAACCCGATTGACGTTGTAGAAGACATCACACAGGAAGAGTTCGTGATAAAATATCTGAAGCCCAGAAAACCTGTGGTTATCAGGAATATGGCGCGTAAGTGGCCGGCCTACGAAAAATGGAACCTGGATTATATGAAAGAAGTCGTTGGAGATGTGGAGGTGCCATTGTATGACTCTTCGAAAGCAGACCCAGCGGCACCGATCAATGCATCTGCAGCCAAAATGAAATTTGGGGATTATATAGATTTGATTAAAGAAAAACCTACCGATCTGCGGATTTTCCTGTTCGACCCTATTGTCCACGCACCGAAGCTTTTACAGGATTATATTGCACCAAAAGAACTGATGGGAGGTTTTCTGGATAAATATCCCAATATGTTTTTTGGCGGGAAGGGTTCGGTAACCTTTCTGCATTTCGATATTGATATGGCGCATATCTTCCATACCCATTTTGGCGGAAGAAAGCACATTATGCTTTTTGATTACAAGTGGAAGGACCGCCTCTACCAAATACCGTACGCAACCTACGCTCTTGAGGATTATGACATCGAAAATCCTGATTTTGAGAAATTTCCGGCGCTTAATGGCGTAGAAGGCATTGAGTGTTTCCTGGAGCACGGTGATACGCTTTTTATGCCGACAGGATGGTGGCACTGGATGAAGTATGTAGACGGCAGTTTCTCCATTTCGCTAAGAGCCTGGGACAAATGGAAGGTTAAAGCCCATTCATTATGGAACTTAACTGTTCAGCGAAGTTTTGATAATTTTATGAAAAAGCGCTTCAAGAAAAAATATATGGAATGGAAAGAGCGTAAAGCCATTTCCAGAGCTAATGTAGCTTTAAAGAAGGGCTTGCCGAAATAAAAATGAATAACACCAAAAAAGCCGTCTCACAACTGGTGAAAACGGCTTTTTTTGCGTTTTTTTCCTCGTAATAGATAGAGGTTTTAGACGATGCGCAGCCTACATCGTTTGGCTTTGAGACATTTGATTTTATTATTAAAAATTAAAACTAAACTTGTCTTTTTCGCCCTAATCATTCAATTTTAAAACAGCCATAAATGCTGATTGCGGCACTTCAACGCGGCCGATTTGCTTCATCTTTTTCTTACCTTCTTTCTGTTTTTCAAGAAGTTTACGCTTCCGAGAGATATCACCACCATAACATTTTGCTGTTACGTCTTTCCGTAGTGCTTTGATCGTTTCCCTGGCAATGACTTTTGTTCCCAGGGCTGCCTGCACTGCTATGTCAAACTGCTGTCTTGGAATCAGCTCACGGAGTTTTTCGCACATTTTTTTACCGATGTGGTAAGCATTGCTTTCGTGGATTAATGAAGAAAGGGCATCGACCATATCGCCATTAATCAGGATATCCATTTTCACAAGTTTCGATGCGCGGAAACCTATTGGATGGTAATCAAATGAAGCGTAACCTTTGGAAATGGATTTTAAACGGTCATAAAAATCAAAGACCACTTCCGCCAAAGGCATATTGAACACCAATTCCACACGGTCTGAGGTTAAATAGGACTGGTTCACAATTTCTCCCCTTTTCTCGATACAAAGAGTCATCACCGCACCTACAAAATCAGATTTCGTGATAATGGAAGCTTTGATATAGGGCTCTTCAACCCGGTCGAGGATTGACGGATCCATCATTTCAGAGGGGTTGTTGATCAGAATTGGCGTTTCGGGTTCTTTTTTGGAGTATCCAATATACGATACGTTCGGAACGGTTGTGATGACGTTCATATCAAACTCGCGGTCCAGACGCTCCTGCACAATTTCCATGTGAAGCATTCCCAAAAATCCGCATCGGAAACCGAATCCTAAAGCTGCAGAACTTTCAGCTTCAAAAACCAGTGAAGCATCGTTCAGTCTTAATTTTTCAAGAGATGTTCTTAATTCTTCAAAATCTTCGGATTCCACAGGATAAATTCCAGCAAATACCATCGGTTTTACTTCCTCAAAACCTTCGATTGCTTTCGGTGCAGGGTTATCGGTGGAGGTGATGGTGTCGCCAACTTTTACTTCGCGGGCATCTTTAATTCCTGAAATTATATAGCCTACGTCACCACATTTAATTTCCTGTTTCGGCGCCTGTTTCAGCTTCAAAGTTCCAACTTCATCAGCATCGTACGTTTTGTCCGTCGCCATGAATTTTACTTTCTGGCCTTTTTTAATGCTGCCGTTCACCACCTTAAAATAAGCCTCAATTCCACGGAACGGATTAAATACGGAATCAAAAATCAGTGCCTGCAGGGGCCCGTTTTCATCACCTTGTGGTGCAGGAATTCGCTCTACAACCTGCTCTAAAAGATTATGAACACCTTCGCCCGTTTTCCCCGAGACACGCAGAACATCGTCTGGTGAACACCCCAAAAGATTCACAATTTCATCCGTAACCTCCTCAGGATTTGCAGAAGGCAGGTCGATTTTGTTTAAGATCGGAATGATTTCCAGGTCGTTTTCAAGCGCCAGATAAAGATTAGAAATGGTCTGTGCCTGTATACTTTGCGCAGCATCAACAATCAAGAGCGCTCCTTCGCAGGCAGCGATTGAACGGGAAACTTCATAGGAAAAATCCACGTGTCCCGGTGTATCAATGAGGTTTAGAACGTATTTCTCACCTTTATATTCATAATCCATCTGGATCGCGTGCGACTTGATTGTGATGCCACGCTCTCTTTCCAGGTCCATATCGTCCAGGGTCTGGGTCTGCAGTTCCCTTTGCGTCACCGTGTTGGTGTACTCCAGAAGCCTGTCTGCAAGCGTAGATTTACCATGGTCGATATGCGCGATTATGCAGAAATTCCTTATGTTTTTCATTTAATTTTTAAAATAGTGTGCAAATTTAAGTTTTTTTAAATGATTATATAAGTTTTGTTGGGGCTATCCTTCTGTAAATTATACAGAAATACAGAAAACTTTAATAAAATTTTAACCAAATATTAGAGGATATCAATTTTTAGAATAGCTCTAAATTTATATCTTTGTACACTTATTAATTTAGAAGAAAGAATGGGTTTATTTGATATGTTCACGCAAGAAATTGCGATTGACCTCGGGACGGCTAACACACTGATTATACATAATAACAAGATCGTAATTGACCAGCCATCAATAGTGGCAATTGAGCGTACCAGCGGTAAACCGATTGCAGTTGGGGAGCAGGCCAAACATATGCAGGGGAAAACGCATGAAGACATCCGCACAATCCGTCCGCTGAAAGACGGTGTAATTGCAGATTTCCACGCCTCTGAACACATGATCAAGGAATTCATTAAGAAAATTCCGGGAATCAAAGGAAAACTGATTCAGCCAGCACTTAGAATTGTAATCTGTATTCCATCAGGGATTACCGAAGTTGAAAAAAGAGCCGTTCGTGACTCTGCGCAGAAAGTAAACGCTAAGGAAGTAAGGTTGATTTATGAACCGATGGCAGCGGCAATAGGTGTTGGGATCGACGTGCAAAAGCCTGAAGGTAACATGATTATCGACATAGGCGGCGGTACGACAGAAATTGCAGTAGTCGCGCTTGGCGGAATTGTTTGCGATAAATCTGTAAAAATCGCGGGCGACGTTTTCACCAGTGATATTGCTTATTATTTAAGAACACACCACAACCTGTACATCGGTGAAAGAACTGCGGAAAGAGTAAAAATTGAAGTTGGTTCAGCGGTTGAAGAACTTGATGTAGACATCGAAGATATCCCGGTTCAGGGACGAGATCTGATCACAGGGAAGCCAAAAGAAATCATGGTGGGTTACAAGGAAATCGCAAGAGCTCTTGATAAATCGATCATCAGAATTGAAGATGCGGTGATGGAGACGCTTTCGCTTACACCTCCGGAACTTGCTGCAGATATCTATAAAACAGGAATTTACCTTGCCGGCGGCGGAGCGCTTTTAAGAGGTTTGGCAGACAGGCTTCACAAAAAGACAGGTTTGCCGGTTTTCGTAGCGGAAGATCCTTTGCGTGCGGTAGTTCGTGGGACAGGTATCGCTCTGAAAAACATGGATAAATTCAATTTCCTGATTAGATAATTTAAAATTTTCACGGCTTTTTTTGGATGGGGTTTTTGTTGAGATTATTTTCGAAGAACGGATTGTTCGTCTTCTTTATATTCTTGCAAATCTTTGCTCTTGTATTGATTTTCAGCAGAAACTCTATGCAGCAGAGTTGGATTGCAGGACAGACAGCGGCATTCAACTCCACTGTTTCGGGATATATTGATGAAGGTACTTCTTACCTCAAACTGAAACAGACCAATGAGCAGCTGGTTGCTCAAAACAAGCAGCTGATGGAGCAGCTCTACGGAAAACAGCAGGGGAATTATCCGGTT
The sequence above is a segment of the Chryseobacterium taklimakanense genome. Coding sequences within it:
- a CDS encoding rod shape-determining protein codes for the protein MGLFDMFTQEIAIDLGTANTLIIHNNKIVIDQPSIVAIERTSGKPIAVGEQAKHMQGKTHEDIRTIRPLKDGVIADFHASEHMIKEFIKKIPGIKGKLIQPALRIVICIPSGITEVEKRAVRDSAQKVNAKEVRLIYEPMAAAIGVGIDVQKPEGNMIIDIGGGTTEIAVVALGGIVCDKSVKIAGDVFTSDIAYYLRTHHNLYIGERTAERVKIEVGSAVEELDVDIEDIPVQGRDLITGKPKEIMVGYKEIARALDKSIIRIEDAVMETLSLTPPELAADIYKTGIYLAGGGALLRGLADRLHKKTGLPVFVAEDPLRAVVRGTGIALKNMDKFNFLIR